The genomic region CCTTATTGTGGGAGATATGGAGAACACAGTTGATAGTAGGGATATTGTGGTTGAGGAACGCTCTGGTAGACTACAACGTATATCAGAGCTACATGCGTCTTATTTAGCCTTACAATACCCTATTCTCTTTCAGCGTGGAGAGGATGGTCATAAACTTGGTATCCCTCATAGTCAACATTCTATAGCATCTTCAAGTAGCAATGAGAACACTAGGGGTAAGTTAACCTTGAGGGAATGGTTTGCTTTTATTCAAGACAGATCATCAGCCAAGAAATATCCAACTATTTTGATGAGAGGTATATTCTTTTGGACctaattaatttttttgttcttattaattttttacttttttatttttattttttattatttaaacCTTCAATTAATTTAGTGTTTAAATATATGGTTTCTTTAAAAAAATTTGTTCtaactttatttatttgtcagaAAACTATTTCAACAATTCGTTGCTGACGGTTGCACGATAATAGAATCTGACCGCTTAAAGTACATCCATTTCAACCAACCAAAGTTGCGGTCGGAGAACTTCAAGAATCTAGAAAATGCAGCCGCTATAGGACAAACGAACCCGTCCTCCGCTGGTGTTCGTTTCATTGTCCCCTCATCTTTTAAAGGGAGTAAGGGTTACATGAGAGAAACATATCAAGATACACTGACCATTTACAGGTGGTGTGGGTATCCTGATTTGTTTATTACCTTCACATGCAACCCAAAATGGCCTGAAATTATTAGGTTTGTTCAAAAAAGAGGACTACGGCCAGAGAATAGACCTGATATACTTACTCGAGTATTTAAGTTGAAACTCGGCGAGCTCATGCGAGACCTTAAAGAACGACATATTTTTGGACGAACAAGGGCAGGTGAATTTATcattttatttagtttacttcTTAAACATATCTTTTATAATCTTTAGCTGGAATAATTTTGATAATTAACTCCATTTAATTAACTAgttttttttttcggattttttTCCCAGTTGTTTACACTATTGAATTCAAAAAACGTGGCCTCCCTCATGCTCAtattttgctatttttacaaAGGGATGACAAGTTCCCAGAAGCCGTCGATGTTGACCGTGTTATAAGTGCTGAAATTCCAGACCCCTTAGAAAACCCAGCCCTTTATGCAGCAGTCAAAGATTGTATGATTCATGGTCCATGTGGAGAACTTAACCTAGATGCGCCATGCATGATTGATGGAATTTGCTCTAAAAAGTTTCCATAGAGGTTTAATGAAAGAACTACTGTTGACGGTGATGGTTATCCAGTTTATAAGAGAAGGGAGAATGGAACAACAattgagaaaaatggtaaaaccATTCATAACGGATATGTTGTTCCATATAATGCAGATTTATTGTTGAAATATCGTACTCACATTAACGTTGAATAGTGCAACCAAGCAAGATCCATCAAGTACTTATTCAAGTACATTAATAAAGGATATGACCATGTCCCTGTTAGTGCAACTCGCAGCAATAATGGTACtcaattttattcatttattttctatttcataatttttggcATAAAAATTTACACTTAAATGTCTTATGATGCCTTTTTTTTAATAGGTAGTCAAGACCCAAATCAAATTGATCAAATATAAGAATACTACGACTGCCGTTACATTTCACCATGTGAAGCAATTTGGAGAATTTTTGCCTTTCCTATTCACTATAGGACCCCCCTGTTTTAAGTTTGGATTATCATCTACCTAATGAGCAAAACGTTATTTTCCATGATGACGATCCAATTGACGAAGTGGTTGAAAGGACTTAAGGAGGTAGGACAAAATTCACAGCTTGGATGGAATATAACAATTTGAAATCTGATGGTAGAGATCTAACATATTGTGAGTTTCCACAAAAAATTGTATGGAAACAAAAGGAAAGGGTATGGAAACCGAGGGAAAAAGGATTTACTCTTGGTAGAATGTATCATATGTCTCCAAATGGTGGTGAGAGGTACTATTTGAGAACTCTACTGAACTTTGTAAAAGGACCCAATCATATAAAGATATTAGAACTGTAAATGGAGTCCCTCACACAACTTTCAAAGAGGCCTGCTATGCTTTAGGCTTACTTGGTGATGATAAAGAGTACATTGATGCCATTGAGGAAGCGCGTTAt from Silene latifolia isolate original U9 population chromosome 3, ASM4854445v1, whole genome shotgun sequence harbors:
- the LOC141649130 gene encoding uncharacterized protein LOC141649130 encodes the protein MVDRYNVLAKSFRMARDRLHQGADGEVRLRLISARNTDGRTYNLPTVSEVAALIVGDMENTVDSRDIVVEERSGRLQRISELHASYLALQYPILFQRGEDGHKLGIPHSQHSIASSSSNENTRGKLTLREWFAFIQDRSSAKKYPTILMRESDRLKYIHFNQPKLRSENFKNLENAAAIGQTNPSSAGVRFIVPSSFKGSKGYMRETYQDTLTIYRWCGYPDLFITFTCNPKWPEIIRFVQKRGLRPENRPDILTRVFKLKLGELMRDLKERHIFGRTRAVVYTIEFKKRGLPHAHILLFLQRDDKFPEAVDVDRVISAEIPDPLENPALYAAVKDYLQLTDEQLQTYALSEIESWLQRNGSSLRKFDNMPYPDVDILATCSNRLLADELSYDKDALKKEHEVLNSSMTDEHKSIYRKIMYSVENDQGGVYFVYGYGGTGKTFLWKTLCAGIRSKGEIIIAVASSGIAAILLPGGRTTHARLSIPIYVDENSTCHGIRP